Proteins co-encoded in one Arachis hypogaea cultivar Tifrunner chromosome 13, arahy.Tifrunner.gnm2.J5K5, whole genome shotgun sequence genomic window:
- the LOC112737626 gene encoding uncharacterized protein yields MGCCISKSQTQNQNSYHQNNQTPQQYLTPSLPNSNLNQQIPQRQPPPVLEEESVKEVLSETPIAKRNQVPILKPESDTLLPPLQNPDDKIESKNPHPIPNPIIINKKEGEVSEVVSQLSEEPCSISGSFSTATTVTEKREEEVTSKRSIREGTTTMMKNHKWNSNRSPSRKRPHACDGNVASGRERRLKSPARRSEPSPEKRLHGGLRPVRGRESGSAANRKLNVGSAGVRRDAGEGSGRRSRSPSCARAISTAGKAGAISGGRKEVPAAKGAVEKVEEKGDDSGENKSEETEEKNDAVLQEESIENPLVSMECFIFL; encoded by the coding sequence ATGGGTTGCTGCATTAGCAAATCCCAGACCCAAAACCAAAACTCATATCACCAAAATAATCAAACTCCCCAACAATACCTTACACCCTCTCTCCCCAACTCAAACCTTAACCAACAAATACCACAGCGGCAACCACCACCAGTGTTAGAGGAAGAGTCTGTAAAAGAGGTCCTATCAGAAACACCCATTGCCAAACGAAATCAAGTTCCAATTTTGAAGCCAGAATCGGACACCCTTCTGCCTCCTCTTCAAAACCCTGATGACAAAATCGAATCAAAGAACCCACATCCCATTCCCAACCCCATTATCATCAACAAAAAAGAAGGTGAAGTCTCAGAGGTAGTGTCTCAGCTCTCAGAAGAACCATGCAGCATCAGCGGAAGCTTCTCCACCGCTACCACAGTTacggagaagagagaagaagaagtaacCAGCAAAAGAAGCATCAGGGAGGGAACAACAACAATGATGAAGAATCATAAGTGGAACAGCAACAGATCCCCGTCCAGGAAGCGCCCTCACGCCTGTGACGGCAATGTCGCCTCCGGAAGGGAGCGGAGGCTCAAGTCTCCAGCAAGGAGGTCGGAGCCGTCGCCGGAGAAGAGGCTTCACGGTGGTTTAAGGCCGGTTCGCGGCAGGGAATCGGGTTCGGCGGCGAACCGGAAGCTCAATGTGGGATCCGCCGGAGTACGTCGAGACGCCGGCGAAGGATCCGGCCGGCGGTCGAGGTCGCCATCATGTGCCAGGGCGATTAGCACAGCGGGCAAGGCAGGCGCTATTTCCGGTGGTCGGAAAGAGGTGCCAGCGGCGAAGGGTGCGGTGGAAAAAGTAGAGGAGAAAGGTGATGACAGTGGTGAGAATAAGAGTGAGGAGACTGAGGagaaaaacgacgccgttttgcaGGAAGAGTCCATTGAGAACCCACTTGTTTCCATGGAGTGCTTTATTTTTCTGTAG